Part of the Lolium rigidum isolate FL_2022 chromosome 6, APGP_CSIRO_Lrig_0.1, whole genome shotgun sequence genome, CTTCTAGGCACCATAAGTAATATTTCTTCCATTATGTTGCTCCATTGATAAAATACTAGGAGCAGGGGATGtgaacttttttatttttatttctctaTGCTATTTGAGGATAGTGTTGAATTATCTGACGCCACACCTTGCAGAGATGGATACTTCAGTTCCTTCACCATTTGTCAATGGAGAGACTCTGAAGATGTTTGTTGGGCGAAGAGTGCGCACAGTGGTTCAAGTCCAACGCAATGAAAGTGGAGTTCTTGTCGTCCAGTCCACTGATGGGCATCAGTTGACCATCAGAGGTGCTCCTGGTGCCCCTGAAGCACCGCACTATATAGAGGTTATGGGAATCCCTGACAGCAACCAGTCCATCCGCGCTGAAAGTTGGACAGATTTTGGTGAAAACTTTGGTGAGATTTGACACGCCTATTTATTGTGTTGTTCTTTATTGCATTTTTACGACTACTATTGTGAACTGTTGGTATGTTCTGCTTGCTGCAATGGGTTTAAAGTTTCAAAATTGAAGTTTGTTTCATTTTAAGAGAAGCAGTACCTATTTTGATGTTGCATTTCCGCGTTTGGTCAGTGAGGAGCGCAGCTGAACTAAGATAATGTGCTTTATTTCTGAACCTTTTTGGTACTGACTATTTGGCATTGTTATTCTTTGTTCACATCGACATTGATTCATACATTTCTCATTCAATTCTTGTATTGTTTGAGAGCATCACAAAAATCTAGGCGATTCTCCCTCTTATTCTCTGGAATAACCATTCATTTTCAGATATTTCATAATAAAAAACTGTAAAGTCCGAACTGACTCAAGTTGTTCAAGAGAATTATGCTTCTGCATAGTTATGTCACTTCAGATGCTCCAACTCCCTTTAGAAACCTTAGATCATCAGCGAAATGATTGACATCATCTTTGATATATGTCATGATAACAAACACTGTTCATCCTGTATGGAGAATGTAGCTGTAGCTGTTTATTCTGAAGATGGTTATTTTGCCCACCGTTTAATAAAAtaattcacaacaactcaattaaaTCTTATTAACAAGAGCTTGTGGTACATTTCAGATTTTGTAGATGCTTTATTCTGCACTTATGTTGCAAGTAGTAGAAATAATTCTACTTTAGCCCTTTTCCCTCCAAAGTTTATCTTTCTACATTACCTCTATATGGGATCAACACTATTTCTTACTTTTTCACATCACCATTGATCTCCCTGTCATGTTTATCATGCAGATCCTGTGCCATTCAATGGACTGTGCAAGCTTGCAAGCGACAAGTACAAGTACCTGTTCCTGTAGAAGTTCAGCATCGCATAGAAGACGTTTGGCAAATCGAGCATGCTTGGAATTGATGCTTCGTTTATCGCTTTAAGATCTGTTCAAACGTTACTTCAGTCACCTCAGTAATTTGGGTCAACTTTATGCACTTATTAGACATATTAACCTAATCTAATCTATGTATCCCTATGGCGGCAAGTGTGTGTGCCCTTGCAGTTGA contains:
- the LOC124667390 gene encoding replication protein A 14 kDa subunit-like: MDTSVPSPFVNGETLKMFVGRRVRTVVQVQRNESGVLVVQSTDGHQLTIRGAPGAPEAPHYIEVMGIPDSNQSIRAESWTDFGENFDPVPFNGLCKLASDKYKYLFL